Proteins found in one Mustela lutreola isolate mMusLut2 chromosome 12, mMusLut2.pri, whole genome shotgun sequence genomic segment:
- the ZNF658 gene encoding zinc finger protein 658 isoform X3, with the protein MIFKLEQGEEPWSLEEEFLNQRYPGYFSVDIHIEGNQEKREKPLWQVIFTDNKTLSKDGQKVLEKPFILDIIPNSSEKIPCKCDSCRMNLQVVSELIICDRNYSRNKADYMNVCEKLQLDIKDEKTHTREKRYDYNRNMKPLINRKDHQKLQSLEQSFESNEFGKVLHGRTLIIIGEESYKGDELRKTCDKATLLNYMRTGTREKCFDLSECGKSCDKTTTVNYNKVHMAVTNSEYIESGNNFSRILSLTQSQRTVKEQGAFASSKCDENMIPSSTHTVQKKTQIKDESCAFNGCINAFYQKLNLIVCQRAHTEEEPYQCDKYGRSFHQNSAIRVHQQNETGEKSFECNECRKSFYQKAQLIHHRRTQSGEKPEECGDSFCSSSHPIHYPGTDMRVSLYNCNKCGKTFCQKSNIHENLTFRTKDYDNSGCGKPYKKPALIVHQRTYTGMKLCQNNTHGKTFSKIVHFKEHQRINTGEKSYKCIECGKTFLKTSHLRAHQRIHTGEKPYKCTECGRTFSHKTHLSAHQRIHTGEKPYECNGCGKTFADNSTLRAHQRIHTGEKPYECNECGRSFAHISVLRAHQRIHTGEKPYECNDCGRSFAHNSALRAHQRIHTGEKPYECSDCEKTFAHNSALRVHQRIHTGEKPYECNECMKTFAHNSALRAHQKIHTGEKLYECNECGKTFSQKTHLITHQRIHTGEKPYKCSECGKTFSQKSYLSGHERIHKGEKPYKCNECGKTFIYKAALIVHQRIHTGEKPYECNECGKTFSQRTHLCAHQRIHTGEKPYECKECGKTFTDNSALRAHQRIHTGEKPYECNECGKTFSKTSHLQAHLRTQTGEKPYECNECGKTFSQKSYVIAHQRIHTGEKPYECNICGKPFAHNSTLRVHQRTHTGIKSYECNECGKTFSQKSHLSAHQRIHTGEKPYECNECGKAFAQNSTLKVHQRIHTGEKPYECNECRKTFIRKAALRVHHTRTHTREETLTYGELGKS; encoded by the exons ATGATCTTCAAGTTGGAGCAAGGAGAAGAGCCCTGGTCCTTAGAGGAAGAATTCCTAAACCAGAGGTACCCAG gatATTTCAGTGTTGATATTCACATTGAGGGGAACCAGGAAAAACGAGAGAAACCTCTGTGGCAAGTAATATTCACTGATAACAAAACATTGAGTAAAGATGGGCAGAAAGTTTTAGAAAAACCATTTATTCTGGATATAATTCCAAATTCTTCTGAAAAAATTCCCTGTAAATGTGACTCATGTAGAATGAATTTGCAAGTTGTTTCTGAATTAATTATTTGTGATAGAAACTATTCAAGAAATAAGGCTGATTACATGAATGTTTGTGAAAAGTTGCAGCTTGatattaaagatgagaaaactcatACTAGAGAGAAACGTTATGATTATAATAGAAACATGAAACCTCTCATTAATAGGAAAGATCATCAGAAACTTCAAAGCCTGGAGCAGTCTTTTGAAAGTAATGAATTTGGGAAAGTTTTACATGGTAGGACTCTCATTATTATAGGAGAGGAATCGTATAAGGGTGATGAACTTAGGAAAACCTGTGATAAAGCAACTTTACTTAACTACATGAGAACTGGCACAAGAGAGAAATGCTTTGATCTGTCTGAATGTGGGAAATCCTGCGACAAAACCACCACTGTGAATTACAATAAGGTTCACATGGCTGTGACAAACTCTGAATATATTGAGAGTGGGAATAACTTCAGCAGGATCTTGTCTCTCACTCAATCTCAGAGAACTGTTAAAGAACAGGGTGCTTTTGCAAGCAGTAAATGTGATGAAAACATGATCCCAAGCTCAACCCACACAgtacaaaaaaagacacaaattaaagATGAATCTTGTGCATTTAATGGATGTATAAATGCCTTCTACCAGAAATTAAACCTTATAGTATGTCAGAGAGCTCACACAGAAGAGGAACCCTACCAGTGTGATAAATATGGGAGGTCCTTCCATCAAAACTCAGCTATCCGTGTACATCAGCAAAATGAAACTGGAGAGAAGTCATTTGAATGTAATGAATGCAGGAAATCCTTTTACCAGAAAGCACAACTCATTCATCATCGGAGGACCCAATCAGGGGAGAAACCTGAGGAATGTGGGGACTCTTTTTGTTCAAGTTCACACCCTATTCATTATCCTGGAACTGATATGAGGGTCAGTCTCTATAATTGTAATAAATGTGGGAAAACTTTCTGCCAAAAGTCAAACATCCATGAAAATCTGACATTTCGCACAAAGGATTATGATAACAGTGGATGTGGGAAACCTTACAAGAAGCCTGCTCTCATAGTACACCAAAGAACATATACAGGGATGAAACTCTGTCAAAATAATACACATGGGAAAACATTCTCCAAGATAGTACATTTCAAAGAACATCAGAGAATTAACACAGGGGAGAAATCCTACAAATGTATTGAATGtgggaaaacttttttaaagacatCACATCTCAGAgcacatcagagaattcacacaggCGAAAAACCATACAAATGTACTGAATGTGGGAGGACTTTCTCTCACAAGACACATCTTAGTGCACATCAGAGAATCCATACTggggagaaaccctatgaatgtaatgGATGTGGGAAAACTTTTGCTGATAATTCAACCCTCAGAgcacatcagagaattcacacaggggagaaaccctatgaatgtaatgaatgtgggaggTCCTTTGCCCATATATCTGTTCTTAGAgcacatcagagaattcatacaggggagaaaccctatgaatgtaatgaCTGTGGGAGATCTTTTGCCCACAATTCAGCCCTTAGAgcacatcagagaattcatacaggGGAGAAACCCTATGAGTGTAGTGACTGTGAGAAGACTTTTGCCCATAATTCAGCTCTCAGAgtacatcagagaattcatacaggGGAGAAACCATATGAATGTAATGAATGTATGAAAACATTTGCCCATAATTCAGCTCTCAGAGCACATCAGAAAATTCATACAGGGGAAAAACTCtatgaatgtaatgaatgtgggaaaactTTTTCACAGAAAACTCATCTCATTacacatcagagaattcacacaggGGAAAAACCTTACAAATGTAGCGAGTGTGGGAAAACCTTCTCTCAGAAATCATACCTCAGTGGACATGAGAGAATTCACAAAGGGGAAAAACCTtataaatgtaatgaatgtgggaaaactTTTATCTATAAGGCAGCCCTCATAGTCCATCAAAGaattcacacaggagagaaaccctatgagtgtaatgaatgtgggaaaactTTCTCCCAAAGAACACACCTCTGTGCACATCAGAGAATCCATACAGGGGAGAAACCTTATGAATGCAAGGAATGTGGGAAAACTTTCACTGATAATTCAGCCCTCAGGgcacatcagagaattcacacaggGGAGAAACCGTATGAGTGTAATGAGTGTGGGAAAACGTTCTCCAAGACATCACACCTCCAGGCACATCTGAGGACTCAAACAggggagaaaccctatgaatgtaatgaatgtgggaaaactTTCTCCCAGAAGTCATATGTTATTgcacatcagagaattcatacaggGGAGAAACCCTATGAGTGTAATATATGTGGGAAACCTTTTGCCCATAATTCAACCCTCAGAGTCcatcagagaactcacacagGTATAAAATCCtatgaatgtaatgaatgtgggaaaactTTCTCCCAGAAGTCACACCTTAGTGCACACCAGAGAATTCACACAGGGGAGAAACCCTATGagtgtaatgaatgtgggaaagcttttgcacaaaatTCAACTCTCAAAGTACACCAGAGAATTCACAcgggagagaaaccctatgaatgtaatgaATGCAGGAAAACTTTTATCCGTAAGGCAGCTCTTAGGGTACATCACACCAGAACGCACACCAGAGAGGAAACCCTTACATATGGTGAATTGGGGAAGTCCTGA
- the ZNF658 gene encoding zinc finger protein 658 isoform X1 — MNMLRGSMSFEDVIVKFTQDEWQYMSPAQRTLYRDVMLENYSHLISVGCYTIKPEMIFKLEQGEEPWSLEEEFLNQRYPGYFSVDIHIEGNQEKREKPLWQVIFTDNKTLSKDGQKVLEKPFILDIIPNSSEKIPCKCDSCRMNLQVVSELIICDRNYSRNKADYMNVCEKLQLDIKDEKTHTREKRYDYNRNMKPLINRKDHQKLQSLEQSFESNEFGKVLHGRTLIIIGEESYKGDELRKTCDKATLLNYMRTGTREKCFDLSECGKSCDKTTTVNYNKVHMAVTNSEYIESGNNFSRILSLTQSQRTVKEQGAFASSKCDENMIPSSTHTVQKKTQIKDESCAFNGCINAFYQKLNLIVCQRAHTEEEPYQCDKYGRSFHQNSAIRVHQQNETGEKSFECNECRKSFYQKAQLIHHRRTQSGEKPEECGDSFCSSSHPIHYPGTDMRVSLYNCNKCGKTFCQKSNIHENLTFRTKDYDNSGCGKPYKKPALIVHQRTYTGMKLCQNNTHGKTFSKIVHFKEHQRINTGEKSYKCIECGKTFLKTSHLRAHQRIHTGEKPYKCTECGRTFSHKTHLSAHQRIHTGEKPYECNGCGKTFADNSTLRAHQRIHTGEKPYECNECGRSFAHISVLRAHQRIHTGEKPYECNDCGRSFAHNSALRAHQRIHTGEKPYECSDCEKTFAHNSALRVHQRIHTGEKPYECNECMKTFAHNSALRAHQKIHTGEKLYECNECGKTFSQKTHLITHQRIHTGEKPYKCSECGKTFSQKSYLSGHERIHKGEKPYKCNECGKTFIYKAALIVHQRIHTGEKPYECNECGKTFSQRTHLCAHQRIHTGEKPYECKECGKTFTDNSALRAHQRIHTGEKPYECNECGKTFSKTSHLQAHLRTQTGEKPYECNECGKTFSQKSYVIAHQRIHTGEKPYECNICGKPFAHNSTLRVHQRTHTGIKSYECNECGKTFSQKSHLSAHQRIHTGEKPYECNECGKAFAQNSTLKVHQRIHTGEKPYECNECRKTFIRKAALRVHHTRTHTREETLTYGELGKS; from the exons ATGAACATGCTGCGg GGATCCATGTCATTTGAAGATGTGATTGTCAAATTTACCCAGGATGAATGGCAGTACATGAGCCCTGCTCAAAGGACCCTGTACAGAGATGTGATGCTAGAGAACTATAGCCACCTCATCTCAGTGG GATGTTACACCATCAAACCTGAGATGATCTTCAAGTTGGAGCAAGGAGAAGAGCCCTGGTCCTTAGAGGAAGAATTCCTAAACCAGAGGTACCCAG gatATTTCAGTGTTGATATTCACATTGAGGGGAACCAGGAAAAACGAGAGAAACCTCTGTGGCAAGTAATATTCACTGATAACAAAACATTGAGTAAAGATGGGCAGAAAGTTTTAGAAAAACCATTTATTCTGGATATAATTCCAAATTCTTCTGAAAAAATTCCCTGTAAATGTGACTCATGTAGAATGAATTTGCAAGTTGTTTCTGAATTAATTATTTGTGATAGAAACTATTCAAGAAATAAGGCTGATTACATGAATGTTTGTGAAAAGTTGCAGCTTGatattaaagatgagaaaactcatACTAGAGAGAAACGTTATGATTATAATAGAAACATGAAACCTCTCATTAATAGGAAAGATCATCAGAAACTTCAAAGCCTGGAGCAGTCTTTTGAAAGTAATGAATTTGGGAAAGTTTTACATGGTAGGACTCTCATTATTATAGGAGAGGAATCGTATAAGGGTGATGAACTTAGGAAAACCTGTGATAAAGCAACTTTACTTAACTACATGAGAACTGGCACAAGAGAGAAATGCTTTGATCTGTCTGAATGTGGGAAATCCTGCGACAAAACCACCACTGTGAATTACAATAAGGTTCACATGGCTGTGACAAACTCTGAATATATTGAGAGTGGGAATAACTTCAGCAGGATCTTGTCTCTCACTCAATCTCAGAGAACTGTTAAAGAACAGGGTGCTTTTGCAAGCAGTAAATGTGATGAAAACATGATCCCAAGCTCAACCCACACAgtacaaaaaaagacacaaattaaagATGAATCTTGTGCATTTAATGGATGTATAAATGCCTTCTACCAGAAATTAAACCTTATAGTATGTCAGAGAGCTCACACAGAAGAGGAACCCTACCAGTGTGATAAATATGGGAGGTCCTTCCATCAAAACTCAGCTATCCGTGTACATCAGCAAAATGAAACTGGAGAGAAGTCATTTGAATGTAATGAATGCAGGAAATCCTTTTACCAGAAAGCACAACTCATTCATCATCGGAGGACCCAATCAGGGGAGAAACCTGAGGAATGTGGGGACTCTTTTTGTTCAAGTTCACACCCTATTCATTATCCTGGAACTGATATGAGGGTCAGTCTCTATAATTGTAATAAATGTGGGAAAACTTTCTGCCAAAAGTCAAACATCCATGAAAATCTGACATTTCGCACAAAGGATTATGATAACAGTGGATGTGGGAAACCTTACAAGAAGCCTGCTCTCATAGTACACCAAAGAACATATACAGGGATGAAACTCTGTCAAAATAATACACATGGGAAAACATTCTCCAAGATAGTACATTTCAAAGAACATCAGAGAATTAACACAGGGGAGAAATCCTACAAATGTATTGAATGtgggaaaacttttttaaagacatCACATCTCAGAgcacatcagagaattcacacaggCGAAAAACCATACAAATGTACTGAATGTGGGAGGACTTTCTCTCACAAGACACATCTTAGTGCACATCAGAGAATCCATACTggggagaaaccctatgaatgtaatgGATGTGGGAAAACTTTTGCTGATAATTCAACCCTCAGAgcacatcagagaattcacacaggggagaaaccctatgaatgtaatgaatgtgggaggTCCTTTGCCCATATATCTGTTCTTAGAgcacatcagagaattcatacaggggagaaaccctatgaatgtaatgaCTGTGGGAGATCTTTTGCCCACAATTCAGCCCTTAGAgcacatcagagaattcatacaggGGAGAAACCCTATGAGTGTAGTGACTGTGAGAAGACTTTTGCCCATAATTCAGCTCTCAGAgtacatcagagaattcatacaggGGAGAAACCATATGAATGTAATGAATGTATGAAAACATTTGCCCATAATTCAGCTCTCAGAGCACATCAGAAAATTCATACAGGGGAAAAACTCtatgaatgtaatgaatgtgggaaaactTTTTCACAGAAAACTCATCTCATTacacatcagagaattcacacaggGGAAAAACCTTACAAATGTAGCGAGTGTGGGAAAACCTTCTCTCAGAAATCATACCTCAGTGGACATGAGAGAATTCACAAAGGGGAAAAACCTtataaatgtaatgaatgtgggaaaactTTTATCTATAAGGCAGCCCTCATAGTCCATCAAAGaattcacacaggagagaaaccctatgagtgtaatgaatgtgggaaaactTTCTCCCAAAGAACACACCTCTGTGCACATCAGAGAATCCATACAGGGGAGAAACCTTATGAATGCAAGGAATGTGGGAAAACTTTCACTGATAATTCAGCCCTCAGGgcacatcagagaattcacacaggGGAGAAACCGTATGAGTGTAATGAGTGTGGGAAAACGTTCTCCAAGACATCACACCTCCAGGCACATCTGAGGACTCAAACAggggagaaaccctatgaatgtaatgaatgtgggaaaactTTCTCCCAGAAGTCATATGTTATTgcacatcagagaattcatacaggGGAGAAACCCTATGAGTGTAATATATGTGGGAAACCTTTTGCCCATAATTCAACCCTCAGAGTCcatcagagaactcacacagGTATAAAATCCtatgaatgtaatgaatgtgggaaaactTTCTCCCAGAAGTCACACCTTAGTGCACACCAGAGAATTCACACAGGGGAGAAACCCTATGagtgtaatgaatgtgggaaagcttttgcacaaaatTCAACTCTCAAAGTACACCAGAGAATTCACAcgggagagaaaccctatgaatgtaatgaATGCAGGAAAACTTTTATCCGTAAGGCAGCTCTTAGGGTACATCACACCAGAACGCACACCAGAGAGGAAACCCTTACATATGGTGAATTGGGGAAGTCCTGA
- the ZNF658 gene encoding zinc finger protein 658 isoform X2: MNMLRDEWQYMSPAQRTLYRDVMLENYSHLISVGCYTIKPEMIFKLEQGEEPWSLEEEFLNQRYPGYFSVDIHIEGNQEKREKPLWQVIFTDNKTLSKDGQKVLEKPFILDIIPNSSEKIPCKCDSCRMNLQVVSELIICDRNYSRNKADYMNVCEKLQLDIKDEKTHTREKRYDYNRNMKPLINRKDHQKLQSLEQSFESNEFGKVLHGRTLIIIGEESYKGDELRKTCDKATLLNYMRTGTREKCFDLSECGKSCDKTTTVNYNKVHMAVTNSEYIESGNNFSRILSLTQSQRTVKEQGAFASSKCDENMIPSSTHTVQKKTQIKDESCAFNGCINAFYQKLNLIVCQRAHTEEEPYQCDKYGRSFHQNSAIRVHQQNETGEKSFECNECRKSFYQKAQLIHHRRTQSGEKPEECGDSFCSSSHPIHYPGTDMRVSLYNCNKCGKTFCQKSNIHENLTFRTKDYDNSGCGKPYKKPALIVHQRTYTGMKLCQNNTHGKTFSKIVHFKEHQRINTGEKSYKCIECGKTFLKTSHLRAHQRIHTGEKPYKCTECGRTFSHKTHLSAHQRIHTGEKPYECNGCGKTFADNSTLRAHQRIHTGEKPYECNECGRSFAHISVLRAHQRIHTGEKPYECNDCGRSFAHNSALRAHQRIHTGEKPYECSDCEKTFAHNSALRVHQRIHTGEKPYECNECMKTFAHNSALRAHQKIHTGEKLYECNECGKTFSQKTHLITHQRIHTGEKPYKCSECGKTFSQKSYLSGHERIHKGEKPYKCNECGKTFIYKAALIVHQRIHTGEKPYECNECGKTFSQRTHLCAHQRIHTGEKPYECKECGKTFTDNSALRAHQRIHTGEKPYECNECGKTFSKTSHLQAHLRTQTGEKPYECNECGKTFSQKSYVIAHQRIHTGEKPYECNICGKPFAHNSTLRVHQRTHTGIKSYECNECGKTFSQKSHLSAHQRIHTGEKPYECNECGKAFAQNSTLKVHQRIHTGEKPYECNECRKTFIRKAALRVHHTRTHTREETLTYGELGKS, encoded by the exons ATGAACATGCTGCGg GATGAATGGCAGTACATGAGCCCTGCTCAAAGGACCCTGTACAGAGATGTGATGCTAGAGAACTATAGCCACCTCATCTCAGTGG GATGTTACACCATCAAACCTGAGATGATCTTCAAGTTGGAGCAAGGAGAAGAGCCCTGGTCCTTAGAGGAAGAATTCCTAAACCAGAGGTACCCAG gatATTTCAGTGTTGATATTCACATTGAGGGGAACCAGGAAAAACGAGAGAAACCTCTGTGGCAAGTAATATTCACTGATAACAAAACATTGAGTAAAGATGGGCAGAAAGTTTTAGAAAAACCATTTATTCTGGATATAATTCCAAATTCTTCTGAAAAAATTCCCTGTAAATGTGACTCATGTAGAATGAATTTGCAAGTTGTTTCTGAATTAATTATTTGTGATAGAAACTATTCAAGAAATAAGGCTGATTACATGAATGTTTGTGAAAAGTTGCAGCTTGatattaaagatgagaaaactcatACTAGAGAGAAACGTTATGATTATAATAGAAACATGAAACCTCTCATTAATAGGAAAGATCATCAGAAACTTCAAAGCCTGGAGCAGTCTTTTGAAAGTAATGAATTTGGGAAAGTTTTACATGGTAGGACTCTCATTATTATAGGAGAGGAATCGTATAAGGGTGATGAACTTAGGAAAACCTGTGATAAAGCAACTTTACTTAACTACATGAGAACTGGCACAAGAGAGAAATGCTTTGATCTGTCTGAATGTGGGAAATCCTGCGACAAAACCACCACTGTGAATTACAATAAGGTTCACATGGCTGTGACAAACTCTGAATATATTGAGAGTGGGAATAACTTCAGCAGGATCTTGTCTCTCACTCAATCTCAGAGAACTGTTAAAGAACAGGGTGCTTTTGCAAGCAGTAAATGTGATGAAAACATGATCCCAAGCTCAACCCACACAgtacaaaaaaagacacaaattaaagATGAATCTTGTGCATTTAATGGATGTATAAATGCCTTCTACCAGAAATTAAACCTTATAGTATGTCAGAGAGCTCACACAGAAGAGGAACCCTACCAGTGTGATAAATATGGGAGGTCCTTCCATCAAAACTCAGCTATCCGTGTACATCAGCAAAATGAAACTGGAGAGAAGTCATTTGAATGTAATGAATGCAGGAAATCCTTTTACCAGAAAGCACAACTCATTCATCATCGGAGGACCCAATCAGGGGAGAAACCTGAGGAATGTGGGGACTCTTTTTGTTCAAGTTCACACCCTATTCATTATCCTGGAACTGATATGAGGGTCAGTCTCTATAATTGTAATAAATGTGGGAAAACTTTCTGCCAAAAGTCAAACATCCATGAAAATCTGACATTTCGCACAAAGGATTATGATAACAGTGGATGTGGGAAACCTTACAAGAAGCCTGCTCTCATAGTACACCAAAGAACATATACAGGGATGAAACTCTGTCAAAATAATACACATGGGAAAACATTCTCCAAGATAGTACATTTCAAAGAACATCAGAGAATTAACACAGGGGAGAAATCCTACAAATGTATTGAATGtgggaaaacttttttaaagacatCACATCTCAGAgcacatcagagaattcacacaggCGAAAAACCATACAAATGTACTGAATGTGGGAGGACTTTCTCTCACAAGACACATCTTAGTGCACATCAGAGAATCCATACTggggagaaaccctatgaatgtaatgGATGTGGGAAAACTTTTGCTGATAATTCAACCCTCAGAgcacatcagagaattcacacaggggagaaaccctatgaatgtaatgaatgtgggaggTCCTTTGCCCATATATCTGTTCTTAGAgcacatcagagaattcatacaggggagaaaccctatgaatgtaatgaCTGTGGGAGATCTTTTGCCCACAATTCAGCCCTTAGAgcacatcagagaattcatacaggGGAGAAACCCTATGAGTGTAGTGACTGTGAGAAGACTTTTGCCCATAATTCAGCTCTCAGAgtacatcagagaattcatacaggGGAGAAACCATATGAATGTAATGAATGTATGAAAACATTTGCCCATAATTCAGCTCTCAGAGCACATCAGAAAATTCATACAGGGGAAAAACTCtatgaatgtaatgaatgtgggaaaactTTTTCACAGAAAACTCATCTCATTacacatcagagaattcacacaggGGAAAAACCTTACAAATGTAGCGAGTGTGGGAAAACCTTCTCTCAGAAATCATACCTCAGTGGACATGAGAGAATTCACAAAGGGGAAAAACCTtataaatgtaatgaatgtgggaaaactTTTATCTATAAGGCAGCCCTCATAGTCCATCAAAGaattcacacaggagagaaaccctatgagtgtaatgaatgtgggaaaactTTCTCCCAAAGAACACACCTCTGTGCACATCAGAGAATCCATACAGGGGAGAAACCTTATGAATGCAAGGAATGTGGGAAAACTTTCACTGATAATTCAGCCCTCAGGgcacatcagagaattcacacaggGGAGAAACCGTATGAGTGTAATGAGTGTGGGAAAACGTTCTCCAAGACATCACACCTCCAGGCACATCTGAGGACTCAAACAggggagaaaccctatgaatgtaatgaatgtgggaaaactTTCTCCCAGAAGTCATATGTTATTgcacatcagagaattcatacaggGGAGAAACCCTATGAGTGTAATATATGTGGGAAACCTTTTGCCCATAATTCAACCCTCAGAGTCcatcagagaactcacacagGTATAAAATCCtatgaatgtaatgaatgtgggaaaactTTCTCCCAGAAGTCACACCTTAGTGCACACCAGAGAATTCACACAGGGGAGAAACCCTATGagtgtaatgaatgtgggaaagcttttgcacaaaatTCAACTCTCAAAGTACACCAGAGAATTCACAcgggagagaaaccctatgaatgtaatgaATGCAGGAAAACTTTTATCCGTAAGGCAGCTCTTAGGGTACATCACACCAGAACGCACACCAGAGAGGAAACCCTTACATATGGTGAATTGGGGAAGTCCTGA